One window of the Triticum dicoccoides isolate Atlit2015 ecotype Zavitan chromosome 3B, WEW_v2.0, whole genome shotgun sequence genome contains the following:
- the LOC119282531 gene encoding protein DETOXIFICATION 40-like codes for MGGEGDAPSRLESILTDTSAPLGECAWAAGSVELRLLVRLAAPVVVVYMINYVMSMSTHIFSGHLGNLELAAASLRNTALPEKSPTMTAKTMPTAAVGLF; via the coding sequence ATGGGTGGCGAAGGGGACGCCCCGAGCCGGCTGGAGAGCATCCTGACGGACACGTCGGCCCCGCTGGGGGAGTGCGCGTGGGCGGCGGGGTCGGTCGAGCTCCGGCTGCTTGTGCGGCTGGCGGCGCCGGTGGTGGTGGTGTACATGATCAACTACGTCATGTCTATGTCCACGCATATCTTCTCCGGCCACCTCGGGAACCTggagctcgccgccgcctcgctccgCAACACCGCACTACCGGAAAAGAGTCCTACCATGACGGCCAAAACaatgccgacggccgccgtcggcCTATTTTGA
- the LOC119278746 gene encoding protein DETOXIFICATION 40-like isoform X2 produces the protein MAGGEEHGASGRLESILTDTSAPLARRAWLAGAVELRLLARLAAPAVVVYMINFVMSMSTQILCGHLGTLELAAASLGNTGVQTFAYGLMLGMGSAVETLCGQAYGAHKYDMLGIYLQRSVILLGLTGIPLAVMYAFSEPLLLLMGQSPEIARAASIFVYGLIPQIFAYAVNFPIQKFLQAQSIVLPSAYISTATLILHVMLSWVLMYKVGLGLLGASLVLSVSWWIIVGVQFVYIVVSPTCRHTWTGFSWQAFSGLPSFFKLSAASAVMLCLEAWYFQVLVLIAGLLPNPEIALDSLSVCMTIYGWVFMISVGFNAAASVRVSNELGAGNPKSAFFSVWVVTGLSATISTILAVVILCLRNHISYLFTNGEAVSDAVADLSPLLAITLVLGGIQPVLTGVAVGCGWQQFVAYVNVGSYYIVGVPLGVVLGFFFNLGAKGIWGGLIGGTALQTTILLWVTIRTDWTKEVEEAQKRLNKWDEKKQPLLAGFNDNDK, from the exons ATGGCCGGCGGGGAGGAGCATGGTGCGTCGGGTCGGCTGGAGAGCATCCTGACGGACACGTCGGCGCCGCTGGCGAGGCGCGCGTGGTTGGCGGGGGCGGTCGAGCTCCGGCTGCTGGCGCGGCTGGCGGCGCCAGCGGTGGTGGTGTACATGATCAATTTCGTCATGTCCATGTCGACGCAGATCCTGTGCGGCCACCTGGGGACCCTggagctcgccgccgcctcgcTGGGCAACACCGGCGTCCAGACCTTCGCCTACGGCCTCATG CTGGGCATGGGAAGTGCAGTGGAGACCCTCTGCGGGCAGGCCTACGGTGCCCACAAGTACGACATGCTCGGAATCTACCTACAGCGCTCCGTCATTCTGTTGGGCTTAACCGGCATACCACTTGCTGTGATGTACGCTTTCTCGGAGCCACTCCTCTTGTTGATGGGACAGTCACCCGAGATAGCCCGTGCCGCATCGATCTTCGTGTACGGCCTGATTCCTCAGATCTTCGCGTACGCCGTCAACTTCCCCATTCAGAAGTTTCTGCAAGCCCAGAGCATCGTCCTGCCGAGTGCTTACATCTCAACGGCAACACTCATTCTACATGTGATGCTGAGCTGGGTGCTAATGTACAAGGTTGGCCTTGGGCTGCTCGGTGCCTCGCTGGTGCTGAGTGTGAGCTGGTGGATTATCGTCGGAGTGCAATTTGTGTACATTGTCGTGAGCCCGACGTGCCGACACACATGGACGGGATTCAGTTGGCAGGCCTTCTCCGGTTTGCCGAGCTTCTTCAAACTCTCCGCCGCATCTGCTGTGATGCTATGCCTTGAAGCATGGTACTTTCAGGTGCTTGTGCTCATTGCTGGATTGCTCCCCAACCCTGAGATTGCCCTGGATTCCCTCTCTGTATG TATGACGATTTATGGTTGGGTGTTCATGATCTCCGTTGGGTTCAATGCTGCTGCAAG TGTAAGAGTGAGCAATGAGCTTGGTGCCGGCAACCCCAAGTCTGCATTTTTCTCTGTGTGGGTCGTGACCGGGCTCTCTGCAACAATCTCAACCATCCTTGCTGTTGTGATCCTCTGCCTCCGCAACCACATCAGCTACTTGTTCACAAATGGTGAAGCAGTTTCGGATGCGGTAGCAGATCTCAGCCCATTGCTCGCCATCACGCTCGTTCTCGGTGGCATCCAACCTGTACTGACAG GTGTTGCTGTTGGATGTGGATGGCAACAATTTGTTGCTTACGTGAACGTCGGCTCTTACTACATTGTAGGCGTTCCACTTGGTGTTGTTCTCGGTTTTTTCTTCAATCTTGGCGCAAAG GGTATTTGGGGTGGCTTGATTGGGGGAACGGCCCTGCAGACGACCATTCTGCTGTGGGTCACCATCAGGACTGACTGGACCAAAGAG GTAGAGGAGGCACAGAAAAGGTTGAACAAGTGGGACGAGAAGAAACAGCCTCTCCTTGCAGGG
- the LOC119278746 gene encoding protein DETOXIFICATION 40-like isoform X1, whose protein sequence is MAGGEEHEHEHAASCRLESILTDTSAPLATRAWLAGAVELRLLARLATPAVVVYMINFVMSMSTQILCGHLGTLELAAASLGNTGVQTLAYGLMLGMGSAVETLCGQAYGAHKYDMLGIYLQRSVILLGLTGIPLAVMYAFSEPLLLLMGQSPEIARAASIFVYGLIPQIFAYAVNFPIQKFLQAQSIVLPSAYISTATLILHVMLSWVLMYKVGLGLLGASLVLSVSWWIIVGVQFVYIVVSPTCRHTWTGFSWQAFSGLPSFFKLSAASAVMLCLEAWYFQVLVLIAGLLPNPEIALDSLSVCMTIYGWVFMISVGFNAAASVRVSNELGAGNPKSAFFSVWVVTGLSATISTILAVVILCLRNHISYLFTNGEAVSDAVADLSPLLAITLVLGGIQPVLTGVAVGCGWQQFVAYVNVGSYYIVGVPLGVVLGFFFNLGAKGIWGGLIGGTALQTTILLWVTIRTDWTKEVEEAQKRLNKWDEKKQPLLAGFNDNDK, encoded by the exons ATGGCCGGCGGGGAGGAGCATGAGCATGAGCACGCCGCGTCGTGCCGGCTGGAGAGCATCCTGACGGACACGTCGGCGCCGCTGGCGACGCGCGCGTGGTTGGCGGGGGCGGTCGAGCTCCGGCTGCTGGCGCGGCTGGCGACGCCGGCGGTGGTGGTGTACATGATCAACTTCGTCATGTCCATGTCCACGCAGATCCTGTGCGGCCACCTGGGGACCCTggagctcgccgccgcctcgctcggcAACACCGGCGTCCAGACCTTGGCCTACGGCCTCATG CTGGGCATGGGAAGTGCAGTGGAGACCCTCTGCGGGCAGGCCTACGGTGCCCACAAGTACGACATGCTCGGAATCTACCTACAGCGCTCCGTCATTCTGTTGGGCTTAACCGGCATACCACTTGCTGTGATGTACGCTTTCTCGGAGCCACTCCTCTTGTTGATGGGACAGTCACCCGAGATAGCCCGTGCCGCATCGATCTTCGTGTACGGCCTGATTCCTCAGATCTTCGCGTACGCCGTCAACTTCCCCATTCAGAAGTTTCTGCAAGCCCAGAGCATCGTCCTGCCGAGTGCTTACATCTCAACGGCAACACTCATTCTACATGTGATGCTGAGCTGGGTGCTAATGTACAAGGTTGGCCTTGGGCTGCTCGGTGCCTCGCTGGTGCTGAGTGTGAGCTGGTGGATTATCGTCGGAGTGCAATTTGTGTACATTGTCGTGAGCCCGACGTGCCGACACACATGGACGGGATTCAGTTGGCAGGCCTTCTCCGGTTTGCCGAGCTTCTTCAAACTCTCCGCCGCATCTGCTGTGATGCTATGCCTTGAAGCATGGTACTTTCAGGTGCTTGTGCTCATTGCTGGATTGCTCCCCAACCCTGAGATTGCCCTGGATTCCCTCTCTGTATG TATGACGATTTATGGTTGGGTGTTCATGATCTCCGTTGGGTTCAATGCTGCTGCAAG TGTAAGAGTGAGCAATGAGCTTGGTGCCGGCAACCCCAAGTCTGCATTTTTCTCTGTGTGGGTCGTGACCGGGCTCTCTGCAACAATCTCAACCATCCTTGCTGTTGTGATCCTCTGCCTCCGCAACCACATCAGCTACTTGTTCACAAATGGTGAAGCAGTTTCGGATGCGGTAGCAGATCTCAGCCCATTGCTCGCCATCACGCTCGTTCTCGGTGGCATCCAACCTGTACTGACAG GTGTTGCTGTTGGATGTGGATGGCAACAATTTGTTGCTTACGTGAACGTCGGCTCTTACTACATTGTAGGCGTTCCACTTGGTGTTGTTCTCGGTTTTTTCTTCAATCTTGGCGCAAAG GGTATTTGGGGTGGCTTGATTGGGGGAACGGCCCTGCAGACGACCATTCTGCTGTGGGTCACCATCAGGACTGACTGGACCAAAGAG GTAGAGGAGGCACAGAAAAGGTTGAACAAGTGGGACGAGAAGAAACAGCCTCTCCTTGCAGGG
- the LOC119278746 gene encoding protein DETOXIFICATION 40-like isoform X3 yields the protein MGSAVETLCGQAYGAHKYDMLGIYLQRSVILLGLTGIPLAVMYAFSEPLLLLMGQSPEIARAASIFVYGLIPQIFAYAVNFPIQKFLQAQSIVLPSAYISTATLILHVMLSWVLMYKVGLGLLGASLVLSVSWWIIVGVQFVYIVVSPTCRHTWTGFSWQAFSGLPSFFKLSAASAVMLCLEAWYFQVLVLIAGLLPNPEIALDSLSVCMTIYGWVFMISVGFNAAASVRVSNELGAGNPKSAFFSVWVVTGLSATISTILAVVILCLRNHISYLFTNGEAVSDAVADLSPLLAITLVLGGIQPVLTGVAVGCGWQQFVAYVNVGSYYIVGVPLGVVLGFFFNLGAKGIWGGLIGGTALQTTILLWVTIRTDWTKEVEEAQKRLNKWDEKKQPLLAGFNDNDK from the exons ATGGGAAGTGCAGTGGAGACCCTCTGCGGGCAGGCCTACGGTGCCCACAAGTACGACATGCTCGGAATCTACCTACAGCGCTCCGTCATTCTGTTGGGCTTAACCGGCATACCACTTGCTGTGATGTACGCTTTCTCGGAGCCACTCCTCTTGTTGATGGGACAGTCACCCGAGATAGCCCGTGCCGCATCGATCTTCGTGTACGGCCTGATTCCTCAGATCTTCGCGTACGCCGTCAACTTCCCCATTCAGAAGTTTCTGCAAGCCCAGAGCATCGTCCTGCCGAGTGCTTACATCTCAACGGCAACACTCATTCTACATGTGATGCTGAGCTGGGTGCTAATGTACAAGGTTGGCCTTGGGCTGCTCGGTGCCTCGCTGGTGCTGAGTGTGAGCTGGTGGATTATCGTCGGAGTGCAATTTGTGTACATTGTCGTGAGCCCGACGTGCCGACACACATGGACGGGATTCAGTTGGCAGGCCTTCTCCGGTTTGCCGAGCTTCTTCAAACTCTCCGCCGCATCTGCTGTGATGCTATGCCTTGAAGCATGGTACTTTCAGGTGCTTGTGCTCATTGCTGGATTGCTCCCCAACCCTGAGATTGCCCTGGATTCCCTCTCTGTATG TATGACGATTTATGGTTGGGTGTTCATGATCTCCGTTGGGTTCAATGCTGCTGCAAG TGTAAGAGTGAGCAATGAGCTTGGTGCCGGCAACCCCAAGTCTGCATTTTTCTCTGTGTGGGTCGTGACCGGGCTCTCTGCAACAATCTCAACCATCCTTGCTGTTGTGATCCTCTGCCTCCGCAACCACATCAGCTACTTGTTCACAAATGGTGAAGCAGTTTCGGATGCGGTAGCAGATCTCAGCCCATTGCTCGCCATCACGCTCGTTCTCGGTGGCATCCAACCTGTACTGACAG GTGTTGCTGTTGGATGTGGATGGCAACAATTTGTTGCTTACGTGAACGTCGGCTCTTACTACATTGTAGGCGTTCCACTTGGTGTTGTTCTCGGTTTTTTCTTCAATCTTGGCGCAAAG GGTATTTGGGGTGGCTTGATTGGGGGAACGGCCCTGCAGACGACCATTCTGCTGTGGGTCACCATCAGGACTGACTGGACCAAAGAG GTAGAGGAGGCACAGAAAAGGTTGAACAAGTGGGACGAGAAGAAACAGCCTCTCCTTGCAGGG